The Gemmatimonas sp. genomic sequence CGACAGCGGCGCCTCCGCCGCGCGTGATCCTGGTGAGCGATCCATTTCACATGCTGCGGTTGGAAATCCTGGCCCGGCTGCACGGGCTCACCCCGCTTCCGTCGCCCACCCGCACCAGCCCCATTTCCGCCAACCGCGCCGTGCTCGAGTACATGCTGCGCGAGTCGGTGGCATTGCCCACGGACTTGGTGCTCATGCTCTGGCTCAAGCTGAGCGGGCGCACCATCGACCCGTCGGCGTCGCGCTGATCACTGCCGCAGTCGGGTGACGCGCCCCCGTTCGTCGAAGCCCTTGAGCGGGAGCCGCTTCACGTCGTTGTGCAACCGGCGGCTGGTCTGCTCCACCGGGAAGCGGTAGAGGGCCGCCGCGAACGAGAAGCCTTCGGCGGCCGTGAGGTTGACGGTGTAGCCGAGATCCTGCAGCGAGCCCACGGAGAGCGCACTCAGCGGATTGCTGCTGCGATTGAGAAACCCGGTCATGAGTTCGTTGCGCAGAATGCTCTCGCGCCAATGCGAATCACGGGTGCCGATACCGCCGCTGTTCTCGACAGGGACCGGCGTGCCCGAGTATACAGCCCGGTTGAGCCGCGTGAACTGCGTACGGGCACCCGCCCCCTGGAAGTACGGGTCGTTACCGCCCTCTCCCACCAGCAGCGCGCGCTGCACATCCCAGAGGGTACCGATCCCCAGCACATGCCCCATCTCGTGCACGATCACATCGGTGAGCAGCCCCTCGGCCACGAGCGCATTGAGGTCGAACTCGTCGAACTCCATGAGCCCGTACGTGGTGAGCCACGTGCGCGTGTTCACGGCGCAGGGCCCTGCTTGACCGAGAATGTTTCCGGTGGAGTCTCCCGCGCCGTCGATGGGGGCGACACGGGCGTAGATCACCACATCGTTGATGACTTCGTTGACGGCGGGGATCCAGGAGGCGCACTCCCCCGCCCCCTCGACGACGCGAGTGTCGTGCAGGTTGCCCACGATGATGGTGCGCCACTTGGCCGCGGCGGTGAGAAACGCCTGGCGGACAACGGGATTGTTCACAGTGCCGATGAAGCGCACGTCGATGTCGAACTGTGACGTGCTCACGGTGGCGGTGAAGCTCACCGCGCGTCCCGGGAGCGCGGGGCTGCTGGCCACGAGCGTCTGCCGCGGTTCGGTGGGGCCGAGAATCCACGCGCCCACGAAGGCGGTGCCGTTGGCGGGGTCGGAGGTCTGTTGTGCCGAGGCCACGGTGCCGGAGGCCGGCCCGGGAGTGAAGGTGACCGGGACGTTGCCCACGCCGTTGCCGAAGATGTCAACGACTCGCACCCCCGGCGGTACCGGCACGGCATTGCCGAAGGAGCCGACCTGATTGTCGCCGGCGATCCGGATGAGGTCGGCCGCGGCGCCGGCCTGTGCCAGGGCGTTGACCACGGCGGTGGCGGCGCGTCCCTGCTGCTGGTCAGTCACGGTCGCCTGGACACGCTGCACCCCGGCAAGTGTCCCCAGCCGCCACGCCGTGGCGGCGGCGATGCCCTGTGCATTGGTGGTCTGCGACGGGCCGACCACGGTGCCATTGCCTTCGATGACGGCAAAGGTGACGGGCAGTCCGGCAATCACGTTGCCGAACTGATCTTCGGCGCGCACCGCCGGCGCGGCAGGGACGTCGGTATTCACGGTCGCCACCTGATTGTCCACGGTGGCGAGGGCCACGGTGGCCAACGGGCCCGGCAGCGCCGTCGCGGTGAACACCGTGGGGGGAAGCCCTTCTACGGTCGCGGTGAGCGTCTGCGTTCCGGCGACGGTGCCCAGCAGCCAGCCACCGGATACCGCCACACCCGCCGCGTCGGTACGGGAGGAATCGTTCGTGACCCGACCACCGCCGCTGGAGACGCGCCAGCGCACGAGAAGCCCGCGAATGTGCTTCCCTTGCTGATCGGTCACTCTCACT encodes the following:
- a CDS encoding leishmanolysin-related zinc metalloendopeptidase produces the protein MSTQSYCVRAVLAVGALFLVACGDDPQVPTAAVPVETPAFTARVSTAVPTAPSVRVTDQQGKHIRGLLVRWRVSSGGGRVTNDSSRTDAAGVAVSGGWLLGTVAGTQTLTATVEGLPPTVFTATALPGPLATVALATVDNQVATVNTDVPAAPAVRAEDQFGNVIAGLPVTFAVIEGNGTVVGPSQTTNAQGIAAATAWRLGTLAGVQRVQATVTDQQQGRAATAVVNALAQAGAAADLIRIAGDNQVGSFGNAVPVPPGVRVVDIFGNGVGNVPVTFTPGPASGTVASAQQTSDPANGTAFVGAWILGPTEPRQTLVASSPALPGRAVSFTATVSTSQFDIDVRFIGTVNNPVVRQAFLTAAAKWRTIIVGNLHDTRVVEGAGECASWIPAVNEVINDVVIYARVAPIDGAGDSTGNILGQAGPCAVNTRTWLTTYGLMEFDEFDLNALVAEGLLTDVIVHEMGHVLGIGTLWDVQRALLVGEGGNDPYFQGAGARTQFTRLNRAVYSGTPVPVENSGGIGTRDSHWRESILRNELMTGFLNRSSNPLSALSVGSLQDLGYTVNLTAAEGFSFAAALYRFPVEQTSRRLHNDVKRLPLKGFDERGRVTRLRQ